DNA from Rhodothermia bacterium:
CCTCGTAAATGGCCTCCGTAGGATCGCCGTCGAAAAGACCACTTGGCGAAAAGAGCGCAGCAGCTTGTGCCAGACGTAGAGTAGGGAAGTTTGCTGGCCTTAGTCCCGAAAAATGCCAGATTTGAGGCGAAAGTGGAATTATCCCCCACCGAATCGCCAAACGATCAAAACGTTCAGTGAGATCCATCACAAAATCGGTGGTTTTCCGATCGGTTTCTAAAAGATCTTTTGGATGGGGTAAAAGTCCGGCAGTACCCAATAAAAGCGCTTCTCGGTCTTCTTGTTCGGGCAAATCGCAAAGCCATTCTACCTGTAATTGGTTTCCCAAAAGTTGCATTGGGAGGCGGTTTTGGCTAAAACCAAGACCTTCGAGTACCTTCACAAACAACGTTTGAAGATTGGGCGTCGAATCTTGCGCCTTTGCATAAAGCCGTTCTGCTGCATATGGCGGCAGGTTTTGGCGAATATAAGCTGCCGGAATATGGTGCCACTGCGGTTGGCACAAAAAGGCTTGTTCTTTGTGAATCAAATGCTGGTACAACAAATCTTTAAAGCGAGATTCAATCAGGGGAAAAAGCACCAATTCGGGAATAACCGTGCCGTCATTCCGCCGGATTTTGCCGGACATGTCGTCCTCAAAAAGGGAAATGTGCAAAATGACGCGGTTATAAGCGGGGTCGCGCTCGTGGCCATGTGTAAACCACTCACTAGAGCGGACGTGAATCTCCACGTCGCCAGCCCACTCCTCCGAGCCTATGCGAAGCCTCGCAGCGAAGAAGTCGGGGCCACTGGTAGTGGTATTGTGTTTACCCTGATCCAAAATGACAATGGGCAAGCCTTCTGTTGTACGTGCCTCGTTCTGTCGAAACAAGAGGTCTCTCCAAATTTTTTGCACCAACAATTCCGGTATGCGAGAAAGCACAGGCTCATGTAATTGAACTTCGGTGATAGACTCTGGACTGGCATAATAATAGCGAATAGGCCAAAAGTTATGAAAAAGTTGTTTTTCTTTTGATGTTTTTGAGATGGACGAAGTTGTTTCTGGTGACGACATAAAAAACCTCCGATGTGATGAATGAACCCATTGGCCCAAAGACACCGGAGGCAAACGATTAATAACTTATGGGATGTTTACCCCATTATGGCCTGAATTTCACCAAGTGGAAGGGTCTCTGCGTCTTGTAACGTCCGCGCACCAGCCTCGTCACAAACGACGGCTTTCCCGATGGCATTAATTCCCGTGGCCCTACAGGCTGCAATCATGACTTCAGCACAAACCTCGGCATGGGTCTCGGATGTACAAATGGCAAACATGGCCGGGCCGCTTCCCGTGAGGGCACAACCCAGCGCACCAGCTTCGTTTAAGGCGGCCTCTTTTATGGCTGCATAACATGGCACAAGTGTGGCTCGTAGCGGCTCCACTAGACGGTCTTGCATCACCAAACGCCCCACGTCCTCCCAATCGCCGGCTTGGAATGCCGCAACCAAGAACCCAAAGTCGGATGCATTGCGGATTGCATCCTTGAACGCCACCAGCGGTTTTAACATCTCCCGCGCCGCTTTTGTGAGTACCTGCACTTCGGGCACAACAACGGCGAGGTGTAGTTCGGTGGGTAACGTTAGTTTTCTAAAGTGCGTGGGGTCTGATGCCGAGACGAGTACCAGACCACCCAAAAGAGCTGGTAATACATTGTCTCCGTGGCGACCACCGGAAGCGATGGTTTCACCATCTAAAACGGCGTCCAAAAGCTTGGTCTTTTCTAATGGGTGGCCCAAAAGGGCATTGGCGGCATAAGCGCCAGCCACTGCCGAGGCAGAAGAGCCGCCGATGCCAGAACCCATTGGAATCCCTTTATGAATCTTAAATGCAATGCCTTGAACGCTTCCGAGTGCGTCTAACACCGACTGTGCAGCAACGGCTACCGTGTTTTTTGCCGGATTAAGTGATAAAACGCCACCATCTCCGGTTATTTGTTCGATTATAATACCAGCCTCTTCTCGTAAAGTCGCTTCGAGTACGTCCCCATAATCACTAATACACATACCAACCGCGTCGAAGCCCGGACCAAGGTTAGACAAAGAGGCCGGACCCCATATTTTGAGGGTGTTTGTGGATGCTAATGCCTGCATGTTTTTGTGTTTCCGTCTTTAATTTATGTATTGGATAAAGTTGGTTTGGGGACACGCCCTAAAATAGGAAAGGGGATTTGTCTCTACGCATCCCCTTTCGTTAAGAATCACATAGAAATCGCTGTTTAGTTTTGTGGTGGAACCACTTTCAGGATTTCCAAATCATACACGATATAGCTTCCACCCGGAATCACAATTTGGGTTGGGTCTATGGCATAGGCCAATTTAGACGGAATGATAAAGGTTTTGCGGTCGCCCTCGCGCATGGTTAGAAAGGCCAAACGGATCCCTTCGAGAATGGGATTTTGTCCGAACTTGAACGTCGTTGGGTTACCACGTTCGCGAGAGTTGTCCAGTTTTTGCCCGTCTAAAATAGAACCAGCAAAGTGGAACGTGACGTCTGCTTGTGGTACGATTTGTGGCCCTGTACCCTCGGTTTGTGCCGAGACCCACAACCCAGAGTCTAATTTTACGGCATTTGGCCATTTGGCTTTTATACTGACCTCTGCTTGTTGCGCTGCTGCGGCTCGGCGTTGTTCCTCTACCACCGTTGCTTTTTCTATTTGTTGGTCAAAGAACGCTTGCGTCACCACAAATGCTTTGGCCTTTTCGCCTCTACGATCAATACGAATCGTGAGGATGCTATCGCCTTGTTTGATGGCATTGACCACGTCTTGACCTTTCACGACTTGTCCAAACACCGAGTGTTTGCCATCTAACCAAGGGGTGGCTTTGTGTGTGATAAAAAATTGGCTGCCATTGGTTGCCGGGCCGGAATTGGCCATAGACAAAACACCCGCTTTGTCGTGCTTGAAATTGGGGTCAAATTCGTCTGGGAAACTATAACCCGGACCACCCATGCCATCATTCCCCGGATCACCGTCCAACGAGTTTGGGTCTCCGCCTTGGATCATGAAGTCTGCAATCACACGATGCCATTTGATGCCGTCATAAAAAGGTATGCCCAAGCCCCGCGAAGAATTTTTTGTCCCTTCCGCCAATCCCACGAAGTTCGCAACGGTCATGGGGGTTTTGTCATAGAATAGACGGGCGACAATTTCACCTTTCGAAGTATTGATGATAGCAAAAACCCCTTCATTATCTTGATTTTGTACAGGCGGTGTTTTAGGTTTTGTTTGTGCGCGTGCAGATTGGGGTTTGGATGCTGCGCCTTTGGGCTTGGGTTTCTGGGTGGTTTTTGTGGTGGTCTTGGTCTTGGGACGATTTTGCGCATGGACATTCATGCCAAAAAAACCTACACACAAAAGGAGGAAAAAAGCAAGTAGAGAATGTTTTGTCATTTTATTCTGGGGTTACAAGTGAACTGGTTTGGAATGTCTTTTCTACGTTAGATACTTTTAACGACGTATATCATGATCGAAAATTACGAATCCAACGATCATGCCAAAACGAAAAGTGTATCTGCATCTAAAATTCTGCCAACTTTGCCCGCTCCATAATACTTAATCCTAACATTTTGTCTTGCGCTGTGCCAAACTGTCGCAAAAGACAGGCGCGTTTTGCTGAAATGGCACAAAAACGAGATTGGCACTTGGCTTGTACATTTACCTAACCGAGATCGAAAAACAATAAACCCATTTTGGAGAACAACCATGAAAGCATTCATGAAACCTTATACCCCCTTCGGACACGTAGAACGTGAACTCGGACGTGCCTTAGACACCTTGTTTGGCCCTGCGGTTCAAACGACGATCAATACCTGGCATCCACAAACAGACATTGCCGAAACCGAAGTGGCTTATTTGCTTACGATGGACTTGCCCGGTCTGTCAAAAGAAAATGTAACCATTAACCTGACCGAAGATGTTTTAACCATCTCCGGAGAACGGGTTATTGAGACCAAAAAAGAAGGCACGGCTTATCATAGCAACGAGCGGTATTCCGGCAAATTCCTCCGTAAGTTCCGCTTGCCCAAACCGATTCAGGTAGAGGCCATAAAAGCGTCTTTTGAAGGTGGAGTGCTGCACATCGAGCTGCCAAAGTCGGAGGCCATTAAGCCTATCAATATTGAGATCAAATAATCCTCTTAAGGCATTTGACCCATAAAAGCGGCTAACCGGAAAAAGGTGGCCGCTTTTATGCTTCTTGGAAGCTGATGGGTTCATCGGCCAATCTCCATTTCTGTAGAACGATTTTAGATAAATCTTGGGAAAGAACGTCCCACAGAACAGACAAATTTCTACACTCCGTCCACGCCTTACATGATTTTTTTGCGTTTCCGTTCGTATCTTGACGGATATAAGAACGCTCAAACCCTCTTTCCATGAATTTGCTACCGGATTACCGCACAATTTTGGAACTCCTACCGCTGATCTCGCCCTTGCTACCCACACTTCTGATCTTGGGAGGACTCTATTTTGCACTTCGGGTGTACAAAAGGCATACAGAGACCATACAATTCTTGGCGCTGGCAAAACGGTACGACGAAATCTGGCAAGGAGCAATAGATGCACAAGGAGAGCCAGCTCGTCTCCGATTGTACGACCCCGTGCAACCCATAAACCTTTCGGTGAAAGTGGCAGCATTGCGTTACTTAAATTTGGTTTGTGAAGAACAGCAACTCTATCGCCAGAAAAAACTATCGGCGTCGTTGTGGCGCTCGGTACAACGCGAAACCCAGAGAACCCTCAGAAGTGTCCTTTTTAAGGAACTCTGGCCTGAACTTGCCGTGCATTTTAGTGCATACCCTTGGTTTGTACAATACGTGGATGGTATTCAATCTGGGAAGTAAGTTGTGTTGTTATCGTTGTGATTTCCTCCTTGGACGGGTAGGGAATGTGCCTGTCAGGATTACATCATGCCACAATCGTTAATCTTAGATAAATATTCTGTGCAAACCATTCCCCTTGTTCAACATGTACGAATAAAGGCGTATATTCAAGTCACTAAAATTCTTTTATCATCCTACAATCGTTATACATACTTTTACCTACTACCACCTTCAAGATCAAAACGTCCCACTACCGCTCCCGTTTAAAACCGCATTGGCCAACCATTATCTATAGGCTAATATTATTCACTTATATGTTTCCTTAAAAAAAAATCTATTATGTTTACCAAATCTATTCATCGCATTGTATGGCTTTTTACCTTGGCGTTTGTAGCCTCTGGATGCGACAGTTACAACTTGTTTTCCGGTAACATCACCGTAGAAGAAAAGGCTGAACAAATTTTAAAAAACGATGACCCCGCCCAACTATTGGTAGATGCCAAGCAACTGATTGCCGATGGTGAACCAGAACAAGCCCAGAAAGTATTAGAAAAGGCACAATCTTTAGCGCCAGACAATGGCGAGATCCGCATTCAACATGCAAATGCCGTACTACTTAGTGCAGATATTGATGTTTTTGACCTACGAAACTTGGCAGATTACCTGAGCACGGGTGATCCGGGCGTGGGCGTGTCCAATCCGATTATCCTGACCAAAACCAGTTCCGCAGAGTTTTGTAGCGACAAACCAAGTGGCGGAAAAACACCTTTTGATTTAGAAGGGTATTTGAGCAGCAAAAAACTTTCTAATGATGCGCTCTTTGTTGTTCTTGAAGGAATTTTAAACCCCGTGTTTGCATCTATTACCCCTAAAATGGCACAAAACGCTGTTGTTGCTGCTTTGAAAAGCAAAAAAGTGGAGAACGTAGGCCAAGCACTCCTGCTTTATAGCTTGG
Protein-coding regions in this window:
- a CDS encoding DUF2851 family protein, translating into MSSPETTSSISKTSKEKQLFHNFWPIRYYYASPESITEVQLHEPVLSRIPELLVQKIWRDLLFRQNEARTTEGLPIVILDQGKHNTTTSGPDFFAARLRIGSEEWAGDVEIHVRSSEWFTHGHERDPAYNRVILHISLFEDDMSGKIRRNDGTVIPELVLFPLIESRFKDLLYQHLIHKEQAFLCQPQWHHIPAAYIRQNLPPYAAERLYAKAQDSTPNLQTLFVKVLEGLGFSQNRLPMQLLGNQLQVEWLCDLPEQEDREALLLGTAGLLPHPKDLLETDRKTTDFVMDLTERFDRLAIRWGIIPLSPQIWHFSGLRPANFPTLRLAQAAALFSPSGLFDGDPTEAIYEATCQRDAILQLRKLLRLPPATFWQHHFLLTTSSGKTPAIMGRDRADILIANALLPAVWSAYAKLGNPHFSAHLGSLLTRLPKTNDTVVRKFAHPNWSPANAMEVQAIHQLYKQHCQSLNCLSCPFGTLLLGDSPNV
- a CDS encoding homoserine kinase; translation: MQALASTNTLKIWGPASLSNLGPGFDAVGMCISDYGDVLEATLREEAGIIIEQITGDGGVLSLNPAKNTVAVAAQSVLDALGSVQGIAFKIHKGIPMGSGIGGSSASAVAGAYAANALLGHPLEKTKLLDAVLDGETIASGGRHGDNVLPALLGGLVLVSASDPTHFRKLTLPTELHLAVVVPEVQVLTKAAREMLKPLVAFKDAIRNASDFGFLVAAFQAGDWEDVGRLVMQDRLVEPLRATLVPCYAAIKEAALNEAGALGCALTGSGPAMFAICTSETHAEVCAEVMIAACRATGINAIGKAVVCDEAGARTLQDAETLPLGEIQAIMG
- a CDS encoding peptidylprolyl isomerase — encoded protein: MNVHAQNRPKTKTTTKTTQKPKPKGAASKPQSARAQTKPKTPPVQNQDNEGVFAIINTSKGEIVARLFYDKTPMTVANFVGLAEGTKNSSRGLGIPFYDGIKWHRVIADFMIQGGDPNSLDGDPGNDGMGGPGYSFPDEFDPNFKHDKAGVLSMANSGPATNGSQFFITHKATPWLDGKHSVFGQVVKGQDVVNAIKQGDSILTIRIDRRGEKAKAFVVTQAFFDQQIEKATVVEEQRRAAAAQQAEVSIKAKWPNAVKLDSGLWVSAQTEGTGPQIVPQADVTFHFAGSILDGQKLDNSRERGNPTTFKFGQNPILEGIRLAFLTMREGDRKTFIIPSKLAYAIDPTQIVIPGGSYIVYDLEILKVVPPQN
- a CDS encoding Hsp20/alpha crystallin family protein — its product is MKAFMKPYTPFGHVERELGRALDTLFGPAVQTTINTWHPQTDIAETEVAYLLTMDLPGLSKENVTINLTEDVLTISGERVIETKKEGTAYHSNERYSGKFLRKFRLPKPIQVEAIKASFEGGVLHIELPKSEAIKPINIEIK
- a CDS encoding tetratricopeptide repeat protein, with amino-acid sequence MFTKSIHRIVWLFTLAFVASGCDSYNLFSGNITVEEKAEQILKNDDPAQLLVDAKQLIADGEPEQAQKVLEKAQSLAPDNGEIRIQHANAVLLSADIDVFDLRNLADYLSTGDPGVGVSNPIILTKTSSAEFCSDKPSGGKTPFDLEGYLSSKKLSNDALFVVLEGILNPVFASITPKMAQNAVVAALKSKKVENVGQALLLYSLVVTVKEFNTLKKFAKDNGALWYNFSTQANATYLGYCTNDSTTPNAQERCQSIFDETKKSMSTMEFAVTLLEVRAFLLGSDTATELSNLARDGYNAMDKALQSTKPCQP